Proteins from one Mycobacterium sp. HUMS_12744610 genomic window:
- a CDS encoding acyl-CoA synthetase, translated as MAVALNIADLAEHAIDAVPDRVALICGDEKLTYAELEEKANRLAHYLIDQGVQKDDKVGLYCRNRIEIVIAMLGIVKAGAILVNVNFRYVEGELRYLFDNSDMVALVHERQYSDRVANVLPDTPNVKTVLVIEDGSNNDYHRYGGVEFYSAIAQGSPERDFAELVGERSADDIYLLYTGGTTGFPKGVMWRHEDIYRVLLGGTDFATGEFVKDEYDLAKSATAGPPMIRYPIPPMIHGATQSATWMSIFSGQTTVLAPEFNADEVWRTIHEHKVNLLFFTGDAMARPLLDALNKDHGYDLSSLFLLASTAALFSPSIKERLLELLPNRIITDSIGSSETGFGGTSIVAKDAPHAGGPRVTIDHRTVVLDEQGNEVKPGSGVRGLIAKKGNIPVGYYKDEKKTAETFKTFNGVRYAIPGDYALVEEDGSVTMLGRGSVSINSGGEKIYPEEVEGALKGHPDVFDALVVGVPDPRYGQHVAAVVQPRPGARPSLAELDRFVRSEIAGYKVPRSLWLVDEVKRSPAGKPDYRWAKEQTEARPADEVHAAHANA; from the coding sequence GTGGCCGTGGCCCTGAATATTGCCGATCTTGCCGAGCACGCCATCGACGCTGTGCCTGACCGTGTCGCCCTGATCTGCGGCGACGAGAAGCTGACCTACGCCGAACTGGAGGAGAAGGCCAACCGCCTGGCGCACTACCTGATCGATCAGGGCGTGCAGAAGGACGACAAGGTAGGCCTGTACTGCCGCAACCGCATCGAGATCGTCATTGCGATGCTCGGCATTGTCAAGGCCGGCGCGATCCTGGTCAACGTCAACTTCCGCTACGTCGAGGGCGAGCTGCGGTACCTGTTCGACAACTCCGACATGGTCGCGCTGGTCCACGAACGCCAGTACTCCGACCGGGTGGCCAACGTGCTGCCCGACACGCCGAACGTCAAGACCGTCCTCGTCATCGAGGACGGCAGCAATAACGATTACCACCGTTACGGCGGCGTCGAGTTCTACTCGGCGATCGCGCAGGGCTCACCCGAGCGCGACTTCGCCGAGCTGGTGGGCGAGCGCAGCGCCGACGACATCTACCTCCTGTACACCGGCGGCACCACCGGCTTTCCCAAGGGCGTGATGTGGCGTCACGAGGACATCTACCGGGTGCTGCTCGGCGGAACCGACTTCGCCACCGGCGAATTCGTCAAGGACGAGTACGACCTGGCCAAGAGCGCCACCGCCGGTCCGCCGATGATCCGCTACCCCATTCCGCCGATGATCCACGGCGCCACGCAGTCGGCCACCTGGATGTCGATCTTCTCGGGGCAGACCACCGTGCTGGCACCGGAATTCAACGCCGACGAGGTGTGGCGCACGATCCACGAACACAAGGTGAACCTGCTGTTCTTCACCGGCGACGCGATGGCGCGGCCGCTGCTGGACGCGCTGAACAAGGACCACGGCTACGACCTGTCGTCGCTGTTCCTGCTGGCCAGCACCGCGGCGCTGTTCTCGCCGAGCATCAAGGAGCGCCTGCTGGAATTGCTGCCCAACCGGATCATCACCGACTCGATCGGTTCCTCGGAGACCGGCTTCGGCGGCACCAGCATCGTCGCCAAGGACGCGCCGCATGCCGGGGGCCCGCGGGTGACGATCGACCACCGCACCGTCGTCCTGGACGAGCAGGGCAACGAGGTCAAGCCCGGCTCGGGGGTGCGCGGCCTGATCGCCAAGAAGGGCAACATCCCGGTCGGCTACTACAAGGACGAGAAGAAAACCGCCGAGACGTTCAAGACGTTCAACGGCGTGCGCTACGCCATTCCCGGCGACTACGCGCTGGTCGAGGAGGACGGCAGCGTCACAATGCTGGGCCGCGGGTCGGTGTCGATCAACAGCGGCGGCGAGAAGATCTACCCCGAGGAGGTCGAGGGCGCGCTCAAGGGTCACCCCGACGTCTTCGACGCCCTGGTGGTCGGGGTGCCGGACCCGCGGTACGGCCAGCACGTGGCCGCCGTCGTGCAGCCCCGGCCGGGCGCCCGGCCGTCGCTGGCCGAGCTGGACCGGTTCGTGCGTTCCGAGATCGCCGGATACAAGGTGCCGCGCAGCCTGTGGCTGGTCGACGAGGTGAAGCGGTCGCCGGCCGGCAAGCCCGACTACCGCTGGGCCAAGGAACAGACCGAGGCGCGGCCCGCCGACGAGGTGCACGCCGCCCACGCCAACGCTTGA
- a CDS encoding fructosamine kinase family protein, which yields MSDFIKRNPDAPAGFFAWEAAGLHWLSGVDSGVPCARVVAVDESSLTLRRLESVPPGREAAHAFGARLARTHDAGAAAFGAGPDGWDGPGFFGPLSQPLPMSLRRHQRWGQFYADERLTPMAELAASRLEDSTRAAIDSVIARCRAGDFDDDAPPARLHGDLWSGNVMWTPDGVVLIDPAAHAGHRETDLAMLALFGCPHHDAVLTGYQDVRGLRPGWRGRVGLHQLYPLLAHVVLFGGGYAQQTDAAARAALAAEG from the coding sequence TTGAGCGACTTCATCAAACGCAACCCGGACGCCCCCGCGGGCTTCTTCGCGTGGGAAGCCGCCGGTCTGCACTGGCTTTCCGGGGTGGACAGCGGGGTGCCGTGCGCGCGGGTGGTCGCCGTCGACGAGTCGAGCCTGACCCTGCGCCGGCTCGAGTCGGTGCCGCCCGGCCGCGAGGCGGCCCACGCGTTCGGCGCCCGGCTTGCCCGCACCCACGACGCCGGCGCCGCCGCGTTCGGCGCGGGACCCGACGGATGGGACGGGCCCGGGTTCTTCGGGCCGTTGTCGCAGCCGTTGCCGATGTCGCTGCGGCGCCACCAACGCTGGGGGCAGTTCTACGCCGACGAGCGGCTGACGCCGATGGCCGAGCTCGCGGCTTCGCGGCTCGAGGACTCGACCCGGGCCGCGATCGACTCCGTCATCGCGCGTTGCCGGGCCGGTGACTTCGACGACGACGCCCCCCCGGCGCGCCTGCACGGCGACTTGTGGAGCGGCAACGTGATGTGGACACCCGACGGGGTGGTGCTGATCGACCCGGCCGCGCATGCCGGTCACCGGGAAACCGACCTGGCGATGCTCGCGCTGTTCGGTTGCCCGCACCACGACGCCGTCCTCACCGGCTACCAGGACGTGCGGGGGCTGCGGCCCGGCTGGCGCGGCCGCGTGGGGCTACACCAGCTCTACCCGCTGCTGGCCCATGTCGTGCTGTTCGGCGGCGGGTACGCGCAGCAGACGGACGCCGCCGCCCGGGCCGCGCTGGCCGCTGAGGGCTAG
- a CDS encoding amidohydrolase family protein, with translation MTIDVWMQHPTLRLLRSDMLASLRRWTGGAIPDTEIPIAATVEAMDAASVDLGLLSAWRGPGGQDLVSNDEVADWIAMYAKRFGGLATVDLGRPMEAVRELRRRVGEGFVALRVVPWLWDAPPTDRRYYPLFAACVDLGVPFCTQVGHTGPLRPSETGRPIPYIDQVALDFPELVIVCGHVGYPWTEEMVAVARKHENVYIDTSAYTIRRLPDELIRFMKTGTGQRKVSFGTNYPMITPAHALAGPDDLGLTDEGRRDFLHDNAERVFRLEANR, from the coding sequence ATGACCATCGACGTGTGGATGCAGCATCCGACCCTGCGGTTGCTGCGCAGCGACATGCTGGCGTCCCTGCGGCGCTGGACGGGTGGCGCCATCCCCGACACCGAGATTCCCATCGCGGCGACGGTAGAAGCCATGGACGCCGCGAGCGTGGACCTCGGTCTGCTCAGCGCCTGGCGTGGGCCGGGCGGCCAGGACCTCGTCTCCAACGACGAGGTCGCCGACTGGATCGCCATGTATGCCAAGCGATTCGGCGGACTGGCGACGGTCGACCTGGGCCGTCCGATGGAGGCGGTGCGCGAATTGCGGCGGCGCGTCGGCGAGGGCTTCGTCGCCCTGCGCGTGGTGCCCTGGTTGTGGGACGCTCCCCCGACCGACCGGCGCTACTACCCGCTGTTCGCCGCCTGCGTGGACCTCGGTGTCCCGTTCTGCACCCAGGTCGGGCACACCGGCCCGCTGCGGCCGTCGGAGACCGGACGTCCGATCCCCTACATCGACCAGGTCGCACTCGACTTCCCGGAGCTGGTGATCGTCTGCGGACACGTCGGCTATCCGTGGACCGAGGAGATGGTCGCCGTCGCCCGCAAGCACGAGAACGTCTACATCGACACCTCGGCCTACACCATCAGACGGTTGCCCGACGAGCTGATCAGGTTCATGAAAACCGGTACCGGACAACGTAAGGTCTCGTTCGGCACCAACTACCCGATGATCACCCCCGCGCACGCGCTGGCCGGGCCCGACGACCTCGGGCTCACCGACGAGGGGCGCCGCGACTTTCTGCACGACAACGCCGAGCGCGTATTCAGACTGGAGGCGAACAGGTGA
- a CDS encoding acetolactate synthase large subunit codes for MNGAQALINTLVDGDVDVCFANPGTSEMHFVAALDTVPRMRGVLALFEGVATGAADGYARIADRPAAVLLHLGPGLGNGLANLHNARRAHVPMVVVVGDHATYHKKYDAPLESDIDAVAGTVSGWMRRTGDVAGVGADAAEAIAASRSGAQISTLILPADVSWSDGAQPVAPEPARAPATPALPSEVLDVLRCGEPAVLMIGGDATRARGLSAAARIAQATGARLLCETFPTRLERGAGVPAVDRLAYFAEAATAQLDGAKHLVLAGAKSPVSFFAYPGMPSDLVPAGCRVHTLAGHIGAADALEALAEEVAPGTVAPVAAASRPELPTGALTSASAAGVIGALLPERAIVVDESNTSGLLLAQTTAGAPAHDWLTLTGGAIGYGIPAAVGAAVAAPDRPVLCLESDGSAMYTIAGLWTQAREHLDVTTVLYDNSAYDILRVELQRVGVGNAPGPKALDLLDLSRPAIDFVKISEGMGVPARRVTTCEELADALHAAFAEPGPHLIDAVVPSLFG; via the coding sequence GTGAACGGTGCGCAGGCCCTGATCAACACCCTCGTCGACGGGGACGTCGACGTGTGCTTCGCCAACCCGGGCACCTCGGAGATGCACTTCGTGGCCGCACTGGACACCGTTCCCCGAATGCGCGGCGTGCTAGCGCTTTTCGAGGGTGTCGCCACCGGTGCGGCCGACGGCTACGCCCGCATCGCCGACCGGCCCGCGGCGGTGCTGCTGCATCTGGGACCCGGACTGGGCAACGGACTGGCCAACCTGCACAACGCGCGCCGGGCCCACGTGCCGATGGTGGTGGTGGTCGGCGACCACGCCACCTACCACAAGAAGTACGACGCCCCACTGGAATCCGACATCGACGCGGTCGCGGGCACCGTCTCGGGCTGGATGCGCCGCACGGGTGACGTCGCCGGCGTCGGCGCCGATGCCGCCGAGGCGATCGCGGCCAGCCGGTCGGGCGCCCAGATCTCGACCCTGATCCTGCCCGCCGACGTGTCGTGGTCCGACGGCGCGCAACCCGTCGCGCCGGAGCCCGCGCGCGCTCCGGCCACCCCCGCGTTGCCGTCGGAGGTGCTCGACGTGCTGCGCTGCGGGGAGCCGGCGGTGCTGATGATCGGGGGAGACGCCACCCGTGCAAGGGGTTTGTCCGCGGCCGCGCGGATCGCCCAGGCGACCGGTGCCCGGCTGCTGTGCGAGACGTTCCCGACGCGGCTGGAGCGCGGCGCGGGCGTGCCCGCCGTCGACCGGCTGGCCTACTTCGCCGAGGCCGCCACGGCTCAACTCGACGGCGCGAAGCACCTCGTGCTCGCCGGTGCCAAGTCGCCGGTGTCGTTCTTCGCGTATCCGGGCATGCCCAGCGACCTGGTGCCGGCCGGCTGCCGGGTGCACACGCTCGCCGGGCACATCGGCGCGGCCGACGCGCTGGAGGCGCTGGCCGAGGAGGTGGCGCCGGGGACGGTCGCGCCGGTCGCGGCGGCGTCGCGCCCGGAGTTGCCGACCGGCGCGCTGACGTCGGCGTCGGCGGCCGGCGTGATCGGGGCGCTACTGCCCGAACGGGCGATCGTCGTCGACGAGTCGAACACGTCGGGCCTGCTGCTCGCCCAGACCACCGCCGGGGCGCCTGCCCACGACTGGCTGACTCTGACCGGCGGCGCGATCGGCTACGGCATCCCGGCCGCGGTGGGCGCCGCGGTCGCCGCGCCTGACCGCCCGGTGCTGTGCCTGGAGTCCGACGGCTCGGCGATGTACACGATCGCCGGACTGTGGACCCAGGCGCGGGAGCACCTCGACGTGACGACCGTGCTCTACGACAACAGCGCCTACGACATCTTGCGGGTCGAGCTGCAACGCGTCGGCGTTGGGAACGCACCCGGGCCCAAGGCCCTGGATCTGCTCGACTTGTCGCGCCCGGCAATCGATTTCGTGAAGATCTCCGAGGGCATGGGAGTGCCGGCCCGCCGCGTCACCACCTGCGAAGAGCTCGCCGACGCCCTGCATGCGGCGTTCGCCGAGCCCGGGCCGCACCTGATCGACGCGGTGGTGCCGTCACTGTTCGGTTAG
- the fadD17 gene encoding long-chain-fatty-acid--CoA ligase FadD17 — MLQVPTDLTVTDLLRPLAEIDDRGVYFEESFTSWRDHLRHGAAVAAALRERLDPARPPHVGVLLENTPFFSAMLVAAGMSGIVPVGLNPVRRGEALARDIGRADCQLVLADANSAAVLEDIEHVDVDSSEWTDEVAAHADAEPGFRSASATDLFMLIFTSGTSGEPKAVKCSHGKVAIAGATMTQRFDLGRDDVCYVSMPLFHSNALLVGWSVAAACRGSMALRRKFSASNFLPDVRGYGATYANYVGKPLSYVLATPEHPDDADNPLRAVYGNEGVPADIERFARRFGCAVQDGFGSTEGGVAIARTPDTPAGALGPLTEGLQIIDPDTGEPCPVGVVGELVNTAGPGRFEGYYNDDDAEAARMAGGVYHSGDLAYRDDAGYAYFAGRLGDWMRVDGENLGAAPIERVLLRYPGAAEVAVYGVPDAIVGDQVMAALVMRPGEAFDPEEFRAFLAGQPDLGPKQWPSYVRVSAELPRTVTFKVLKRQLTAEGVDCGDPVWRIRR; from the coding sequence GTGCTCCAGGTTCCGACTGACCTGACCGTCACCGACCTGCTCAGACCGCTGGCCGAGATCGACGACCGCGGCGTCTACTTCGAGGAGTCGTTCACCAGCTGGCGCGATCACCTGCGGCACGGCGCGGCGGTCGCCGCGGCGCTGAGGGAGCGCCTCGACCCGGCGCGTCCCCCGCACGTCGGCGTGCTGCTGGAGAACACCCCGTTCTTCTCGGCCATGCTGGTCGCCGCCGGGATGTCGGGGATCGTGCCGGTGGGGCTCAATCCGGTGCGCCGCGGCGAGGCGCTGGCCCGCGACATCGGCCGGGCGGACTGCCAGCTGGTGCTGGCCGACGCGAATTCGGCTGCGGTACTAGAAGATATCGAGCACGTCGACGTCGATTCGAGCGAGTGGACCGACGAGGTCGCCGCCCACGCGGACGCCGAGCCAGGCTTCCGGTCCGCCTCGGCCACGGACCTGTTCATGCTGATCTTCACCTCCGGCACCAGCGGCGAGCCGAAGGCGGTCAAGTGCAGCCACGGCAAGGTCGCCATCGCCGGCGCGACCATGACGCAGCGCTTCGATCTCGGCCGCGACGACGTCTGCTATGTCTCGATGCCGCTGTTCCACTCCAACGCGCTGCTGGTGGGGTGGTCGGTGGCGGCGGCGTGCCGGGGTTCGATGGCGTTGCGGCGCAAGTTCTCCGCGTCGAACTTCCTGCCCGACGTCCGCGGCTACGGCGCGACCTACGCCAATTACGTGGGCAAGCCGCTGTCGTATGTGCTCGCCACTCCCGAACACCCCGACGATGCGGACAACCCGCTGCGCGCGGTCTACGGCAACGAGGGCGTGCCCGCCGACATCGAGCGCTTCGCGCGCAGGTTCGGCTGTGCCGTGCAGGACGGGTTCGGTTCCACCGAAGGCGGGGTGGCCATCGCCCGAACCCCCGACACGCCCGCCGGCGCGCTGGGCCCGCTCACCGAAGGGCTCCAGATCATCGACCCCGACACCGGCGAACCGTGCCCGGTGGGAGTGGTCGGCGAGCTGGTGAACACCGCCGGGCCGGGCCGTTTCGAGGGCTACTACAACGACGACGACGCCGAGGCCGCGCGGATGGCCGGCGGGGTCTACCACAGCGGCGACCTCGCCTACCGCGACGACGCCGGATACGCCTATTTCGCCGGGCGGCTCGGCGATTGGATGCGGGTCGACGGCGAGAACCTGGGCGCGGCCCCCATCGAGCGGGTGCTGCTGCGTTACCCGGGCGCGGCCGAGGTGGCGGTGTACGGGGTGCCCGACGCGATAGTCGGAGACCAGGTGATGGCCGCCCTGGTGATGAGGCCGGGGGAGGCGTTCGACCCCGAGGAGTTCCGCGCATTCCTCGCCGGGCAGCCCGATCTGGGGCCCAAGCAGTGGCCGTCGTATGTCCGGGTCAGCGCCGAGCTCCCGAGGACGGTGACATTCAAGGTGCTCAAGCGTCAATTGACGGCCGAGGGGGTCGACTGCGGCGACCCGGTGTGGCGGATTCGCCGGTAG
- a CDS encoding acyl-CoA dehydrogenase family protein: protein MDFTTTEAANDLGGLVDTIVNSVCTPEHHRELDGLDHRFDRQLWGKLVDADILTSAAPTQLGGDGFGVLEQVAVLVALGHQLAAVPYLDSIVLAAGALARFGTEELQQQWGVAAVNGEKVLTVALHGEMGEGPVRAARAGDGYRLTGTRTQVGFGPVADAFLVPAETDSGTAVFLVAADDPGVSVTAIQTTGRGCVGHLALDGSQIDGTRMVGGPEAVTWLETLAALGASAFQLGVLERGLQMTAEYARTREQFDRPIGSFQAVAQRLADGYIDVKGLRLTLTQAAWRVSEDIPADIDVASAAFWAADAGHRVAHTIVHVHGGVGVDTDHPVHRYFLAAKETEFALGGATGQLRRIGRELAETPA, encoded by the coding sequence ATGGATTTCACGACAACCGAAGCGGCGAACGACCTCGGGGGCCTGGTCGACACGATCGTGAACTCGGTGTGCACGCCCGAGCATCACCGTGAGCTCGACGGGCTGGATCACCGGTTCGACCGGCAGCTGTGGGGCAAGCTCGTCGACGCCGACATCTTGACCAGCGCGGCGCCGACGCAGCTGGGCGGTGACGGCTTCGGCGTGCTCGAACAGGTCGCGGTACTCGTCGCGCTGGGCCATCAACTGGCCGCCGTTCCCTATCTCGACTCGATCGTGCTGGCCGCGGGTGCGCTCGCACGCTTCGGGACCGAGGAACTGCAGCAGCAGTGGGGCGTCGCGGCGGTCAACGGCGAGAAGGTCCTCACCGTCGCCCTGCACGGCGAAATGGGCGAGGGGCCGGTCCGGGCGGCCCGCGCCGGCGACGGCTACCGGCTCACCGGTACCCGCACCCAGGTCGGCTTCGGCCCCGTGGCCGACGCGTTCCTCGTTCCGGCCGAAACCGATTCCGGCACGGCGGTTTTCCTGGTCGCCGCCGATGACCCGGGCGTTTCGGTGACCGCGATCCAGACCACCGGCCGCGGCTGCGTCGGGCACCTGGCGCTCGATGGAAGCCAGATCGACGGCACCCGGATGGTCGGCGGACCGGAAGCGGTGACCTGGCTCGAGACGCTGGCGGCTCTGGGCGCCAGCGCCTTCCAGCTTGGCGTGCTGGAGCGGGGCCTGCAGATGACCGCCGAGTACGCGCGCACCCGCGAACAGTTCGACCGCCCGATCGGTAGCTTCCAGGCGGTGGCGCAACGCCTGGCCGACGGCTACATCGACGTCAAGGGGTTGCGGCTGACGCTGACGCAGGCGGCCTGGCGGGTGTCGGAGGACATCCCCGCCGACATCGACGTCGCCAGCGCGGCGTTCTGGGCCGCCGACGCCGGGCACCGCGTGGCGCACACGATCGTGCACGTGCACGGCGGGGTGGGTGTCGACACCGACCACCCGGTGCACCGCTACTTCCTGGCCGCCAAGGAGACCGAGTTCGCCCTGGGCGGGGCCACCGGCCAGCTGCGCCGCATAGGCCGCGAGCTGGCGGAAACCCCGGCCTAG
- a CDS encoding acyl-CoA dehydrogenase, with product MRISYTPEQEELRRELRSYFTALMTPERREALTSTQGEVGTGTAYRDTVAQMGKDGWLTLNWPKEYGGQDRSPMDSLIFTDEAAIAGVPVPFLTINSVAPTIMAFGTDEQKKFFLPKIAAGELHFSIGYSEPGAGTDLANLRTSAVRDGDDYVINGQKMWTSLIAYADWVWLAVRTNPEAKKHRGISMLVVPTTAEGFSWTPVHTMAGVDTSATYYTDVRVPVTNLIGEENGGWKLVTNQLNHERVALVSAQPIFLALREVREWAQNTKDAGGGRLIDSEWVQLNLARVHAKAEVLKLINWELASAAGDSLNPADASAAKVFGTELATEAYRLLMEVLGTAATLRQDSPGALLRGRVERMHRACLILTFGGGTNEVQRDIIGMVALGLPRSR from the coding sequence ATGCGCATCAGTTACACCCCCGAACAGGAGGAGCTGCGTCGCGAGCTGCGGTCATATTTCACCGCGCTCATGACGCCGGAGCGCCGCGAGGCGCTGACCTCCACACAGGGCGAGGTCGGGACGGGAACCGCGTATCGCGACACCGTTGCGCAGATGGGCAAGGACGGGTGGCTCACCCTGAACTGGCCCAAGGAGTACGGCGGCCAGGACCGCTCGCCGATGGACTCGCTGATCTTCACCGACGAGGCCGCCATCGCCGGCGTGCCCGTGCCGTTCCTGACGATCAACAGCGTGGCGCCGACCATCATGGCGTTCGGCACCGACGAGCAGAAGAAGTTCTTCCTACCCAAGATCGCGGCCGGGGAGCTGCACTTCTCGATCGGCTACTCCGAGCCCGGAGCCGGCACCGACCTGGCCAACCTGCGCACCAGCGCCGTGCGCGATGGCGACGACTACGTGATCAACGGCCAGAAGATGTGGACCAGCCTGATCGCCTACGCCGACTGGGTCTGGCTGGCCGTGCGCACCAATCCCGAGGCCAAAAAGCACCGCGGCATCTCGATGCTGGTGGTGCCGACGACCGCGGAGGGCTTTTCCTGGACGCCCGTGCACACCATGGCCGGCGTGGACACCAGCGCCACCTATTACACCGACGTGCGGGTGCCGGTCACGAACCTGATCGGTGAGGAGAACGGCGGCTGGAAGCTGGTGACCAACCAGCTCAACCACGAGCGGGTCGCCCTGGTGTCGGCGCAGCCGATCTTTTTGGCCCTGCGCGAGGTTCGCGAGTGGGCGCAGAACACCAAGGACGCCGGCGGTGGCCGCCTCATCGACTCCGAGTGGGTGCAGCTGAACCTGGCCCGGGTGCACGCCAAGGCCGAGGTGCTCAAGCTGATCAACTGGGAACTCGCCTCGGCGGCCGGCGACTCGCTCAATCCGGCCGACGCGTCGGCGGCCAAGGTGTTCGGCACCGAACTGGCCACCGAGGCCTACCGGCTGCTCATGGAGGTGCTGGGCACCGCGGCGACGCTGCGCCAGGACTCCCCCGGCGCGCTGCTGCGCGGGCGGGTCGAGCGGATGCACCGGGCATGCCTGATCCTGACCTTCGGCGGCGGCACGAACGAAGTCCAGCGCGACATCATCGGCATGGTCGCCCTCGGCCTGCCCCGAAGCCGCTAA
- a CDS encoding ferredoxin encodes MRVIVDRDRCEGNAVCLGIAPDIFDLDDDDYAVVKLDPIPPDQESLAEQAIAECPRAALLRGE; translated from the coding sequence GTGCGGGTGATCGTTGATCGTGATCGGTGCGAAGGCAATGCAGTGTGCCTGGGAATCGCGCCGGACATCTTCGACCTTGACGACGACGACTACGCCGTCGTGAAGCTTGACCCGATTCCACCCGACCAGGAGAGTTTGGCCGAGCAGGCGATCGCCGAATGCCCGCGAGCCGCGCTCCTACGCGGCGAATGA